A genomic segment from Corylus avellana chromosome ca5, CavTom2PMs-1.0 encodes:
- the LOC132181004 gene encoding aspartyl protease family protein 2-like, whose protein sequence is MGFKVALILFLFLVFSGAFQALAGLHHHRKHSPNGSSLAGIEFHDHLSFNAVSVSASSGCGLSTTKKSELSESTMQAATNEEEEEYDEDGDVIVSAKPLKQQSVKLHLKHNPLRQKTDPKDPAVEFTAKDSTRIKTLHTRITEKKNQNTISRLQKEKPVVAPAASPESYPGGQLGQLMATLGSGVTLGSGEYFMDVFVGTPPKHFSLILDTGSDLNWIQCVPCYDCFEQNGPHYDPKDSSSFRNISCHDPRCQLVSSPDPPRTCNAENQTCPYFYWYGDSSNTTGDFSLETFTVNLTAPSGKSVIKQVENVMFGCGHWNRGLFHGAAGLLGLGRGPLSFSSQLQSLYGHSFSYCLVDRNSDTSVSSKLIFGEDKDLLRHPNLNFTSLIAGKENPVDTFYYVQIKSVVVGGEVLDIPEKTWLLTADGGGGTIIDSGTTLSYFAEPAYQIIKEAFLKKVQRYSVVTDFPILEPCYNVSGVEKMELPEFAIHFADGAVWNFPVENYFIRLEPEDVVCLAILGTPHSALSIIGNYQQQNFHILYDIKNSRLGYAPMRCADV, encoded by the coding sequence ATGGGTTTTAAGGTTGCTCTCATTCTGTTCCTCTTTTTAGTCTTCTCCGGCGCTTTCCAAGCGCTTGCTGGACTTCACCATCACAGAAAACACAGTCCCAACGGCTCTTCTCTTGCCGGTATCGAATTTCACGATCACCTGAGCTTCAATGCCGTCTCGGTTTCGGCGAGTTCCGGGTGTGGCCTTTCAACCACCAAGAAATCGGAGCTTTCAGAATCAACGATGCAGGCGGCaacaaatgaagaagaagaagaatatgatGAAGACGGAGATGTTATTGTTTCAGCGAAACCGCTGAAGCAACAATCTGTGAAGCTCCATCTTAAGCACAACCCGCTTCGCCAAAAAACCGACCCGAAAGATCCTGCGGTTGAGTTCACAGCCAAGGACTCGACCAGGATTAAGACTCTCCACACGAGGATTACAGAGAAGAAGAACCAAAACACCATTTCAAGGCTACAGAAAGAGAAGCCGGTTGTTGCTCCGGCAGCCTCGCCGGAATCTTACCCTGGCGGCCAACTGGGTCAGCTCATGGCGACTTTGGGATCTGGTGTTACTCTCGGCTCTGGAGAATACTTCATGGATGTGTTTGTGGGTACTCCTCctaaacatttctctttgattttggaTACCGGAAGCGACCTCAATTGGATTCAATGCGTTCCTTGCTATGATTGCTTTGAACAAAACGGTCCTCATTATGATCCAAAAGATTCAAGCTCTTTTAGGAATATCAGCTGCCATGATCCTCGATGCCAGCTGGTTTCTTCTCCGGATCCTCCTCGGACTTGCAACGCAGAGAATCAAACATGTCCATACTTTTACTGGTATGGAGACAGTTCAAACACGACAGGAGACTTTTCGCTTGAAACATTCACTGTCAATCTGACAGCACCTTCAGGGAAGTCAGTAATCAAACAGGTGGAGAATGTGATGTTTGGCTGCGGCCATTGGAACAGAGGCCTCTTCCATGGGGCTGCGGGATTGTTGGGGCTTGGGAGAGGGCCTCTCTCATTTTCCTCCCAGCTGCAGTCTCTCTACGGCCACTCTTTCTCATACTGTCTTGTGGATAGAAACAGCGACACAAGTGTCAGCAGCAAGCTGATTTTTGGGGAGGATAAGGATCTTCTGAGACACCCAAATCTGAATTTTACTTCATTGATTGCCGGCAAAGAAAACCCAGTTGACACATTCTACTATGTCCAGATCAAGTCGGTGGTTGTCGGAGGAGAGGTGCTTGACATACCAGAAAAGACATGGCTTTTGACAgcagatggtggtggtggtacaATCATCGATTCTGGTACAACCTTAAGCTATTTTGCAGAGCCTGCATATCAGATTATAAAGGAGGCGTTTTTGAAGAAGGTTCAACGCTACTCTGTGGTAACAGATTTTCCAATTCTGGAGCCTTGCTACAATGTTTCTGGGGTTGAGAAGATGGAGCTGCCTGAATTTGCAATCCATTTTGCAGATGGAGCTGTGTGGAATTTCCCAGTTGAGAATTACTTCATCCGGCTTGAACCAGAGGATGTTGTCTGCTTGGCAATTCTAGGGACCCCTCATTCTGCTCTTTCCATTATTGGAAACTACCAGCAGCAGAATTTTCATATCTTGTATGACATCAAGAACTCCAGGCTCGGATATGCACCAATGAGATGTGCTGATGTTTGA